The genomic DNA CGCTACAGCCGGCAAGATGCCGGCGCTACGTCCCCTCGACCGCGTGCTCCGCGTCGCCGACCTGCTGCTCATGAGCGGTGGCTTCGGTCTCGTCGCGCTCGACCTGGGCGATCTTCCGCCGGACGCCGCGCGCCGCGTCCCGTTGACCACGTGGTTCCGCTTCCGTCGTGCCGTCGAAGACACTCCGGCCGCGCTCGTCGTCCTCGAGCAGGAGGCGCACGCCAAAAGCTGCGCTGCGGTGGTGCTCGAACTGCAATCGGCGCGAAGCAGCTGGCAAGAAACGCCGTCGGTCGTCGGCCCTCGGCCCTCGGCCGCAACGCTCTTCGCCGGCCTGGAAAGCGAGGCCACACTCATCCGCGGCCACGCGCAAAAGCGACACGTGGACAGCGCGAAGCTGGCGCGCTTCGAAACACGCGCCGCATGGTGTGGATGAAGACAAATTTTGAGGTTTGAATCTTGAGGTTTGAATCTTGAATTTCGAGATGCCCGTACCTACTCAAAATTCAAAACTCAAAATTCAAAATTGTTGCCATGTTCGCTGCGCTCTACATCCCGAATTTTCCCGTCGCGGCGGTCGTCCGTATGAACGACCGAATGAGCGACGGTGCCGAGCCTGAGCAGCCGGTCGCGGTGCTGGAAGGCAAGCCACCGCTCGAGAAAGTGATGGCGGCCAACGAACGCGCGCGCGCACTCGGCATCGAGCCCGGCATGACGCGGCTGGAAGCGGAAAGCTTCGGCGTCGTGAAACTGCTGCCGCGCTCGCCGGCGCAGGAAGCAGCCGCGTACGCCGCGCTGCTCGACGCCGCCTGCGCCTTCTCGCCGCGCGTCGAGGCCACCGCGGCGGATACTGTTGTCCTCGACCTGGTGGGACTAGAAGTCCTCTTCGGTCCGCCCGCGAAGCTCGGGCGCGACTTGGCGCGGCGCGCGTGCGACCTCGGCATCGAGGCGCACGTCGCCATTGCAGCGAATCCCGACGCCGCCGTCTACGCCGCGCGCGGTTTTGCCGGCGTCACCATCATCCCGCCCGAGCAGACGGCCGAGCGCCTCGGCCTGCTGCCCGTGGAGATCCTCGCGCAGGAAGCAGAAGCGCCGCAGGATTTTGACGGCGCCGCCCCGGTCGAACGTTTTGCGGAAGTGATGCAGCGTTGGGGAATCCGCACGCTGCGGCCCTTCGCCGCGCTGCCCGCGGTCGCCGTGGTCGAGCGCCTCGGACAGCGCGGACTGCTGCTCCAAAGGCTAGCCCGTGGCGAATGGTCGCGCACGCTTGTCCCCTTCGAGCCGGCGGCGGTTTTTGAAGAGATATGTGAACTGGAGTATCCGGTGGAGAACCTGGAGCCGCTGGCCTTCCTGCTGAACCGCATGCTCGAGCAACTGTGCGGCCGCCTCAAGGCACGTTCGCTCGCGACCAACGAAGTACGACTAACGTGCGTTTTAGATCATGCCGACGAAACCGAAAATCCACCACGGAGACACGGAGGCACAGAGAAAGGCAAAGAAGACAAAAAGAAAGAAAAAGATTCCTCCGTGGCTCAGTGCCTCCGTGGTGAGGTTTTCGCGCGCACGCTGAAGCTTCCCGTCCCCATGCAGGACGCGAAGGTCCTCCTCAAGCTCCTGCAGCTCGACCTGAGCGCCCATCCCCCGCCCGCGCCGGTCGAGAAGATCGCCGTGCGCGCCGAGCCGGTGAAGCCGCGCGCCACGCAGGATGGGTTTTTTGTTCCGGTCGCGCCCGAACCGGAAAAACTCGAGCTGCTGCTGGCGCGCGTTGCCGGGATCGTGGGCGAGCAGAATGTGGGCGCCGCCGAGGTGCTCGACTCGCATCGTCCGGATGCGCACCGGCTAAAGCGGTTTTCAGTTTCTCGTTTCCAGTTTCCCGAAAGAGATGCTGGAAACCGAAAACTGGAAACCGGGAACGCGCGCAGCGCGCGCCTCGCGCTCCGTCTCTTCCGTCCGCCGTTGCGCGCGCGCGTCGAGCTGCAGGCGGGCAAGCCGGTGCGCGTCTCGTTCCTCGCGCACGTTTTTTTAAGTAACCCCCGCGCCGAAGTCACCGCTTGCGCCGGCCCGTGGCGCACCTCCGGCGAGTGGTGGACGGACGATGGCTGGCAGCACGACGAGTGGGATGTCGCGCTCCGCATGAAAGACGGGAACACGAAAGACGGCGCCGCGCTCTACCGGATGTATCGCGACGTCGCGTCAGGAGATTGGTTCGTGTATGGCTCTTACGATTGATCCATTTTTTCATTGAGTCATTGAGTCATTGCTCAGCAGGCAATGGATCAATGAGTCAATGAAGCAATGACCCAATACGTAGAACTCCACGCCCGCTCCGCTTTCAGCTTCCTCGCCGGCGCGTCTTTGCCGGAAGAGTTGGCGGCCTATGCCTCGACACTCGAGCTGCCCGCCATCGCGCTCACCGACCGCGATGGCGTCTACGGCGCGCCGCGCTTTCACCTCGCCGCGAAGAAGACGGGCGTAAAAGCCCACATTGGCTCGGAAATCTCTTTTTCACCGTCTCTCCGTGGTGAACCCATCCGTCTTCCTTTACTCGTCGCCGACCGCGCCGGTTACCAGAACCTCTGCCGGCTGGTGACGAAGATGAAGCTGCGCCTGCCCAAGCATCCCAAAGCCGGCGAGCGCTGTGCCACGGACTACGACGAACTGGCGCAACACGCCCGCGGGCTCATCTGCCTCACCGGGGACGAGCACGGACCGCTCGCCGCAGCGCTCGCGCGCGGCGGCAAGAATGGAGCCAAAGACGAGGCCCGCCGCGAACTCGAAAGACTCGTCGCTACCTTCGGACGCGGCAACGTCTACGTCGAACTCCAGCGCCACTACGACCGCGCGCAAGAGGTGCGCAACCAGGCCGCGATCGAACTCGCGCGCGCGCTGCATCTGCCGCTCGTCGCCACTAACGGCGTGGCTTATGCCGCGCCTATCGAACGCGAGGTGCTCGACGTGCTCACCTGCGTGCGCGAGCACACCACGCTCGACCGCGCCGGACGCCTGCTCGCCGCGAACTCCGAGCGTTGTCTCAAACCCGCGCGCGAGATGGCGCGCCTCTTCTCCGATATTCCGGAAGCCGTCTTTAATTCGGGGGCATTGTCATCCAGATTGCAGTTCACGCTCGCCGATCTGGGCTATGAGTTCCCGCGCTATCCCGTGCCCGAAGGAGAAACGATGAACACGTTCCTGCGCAAGCGCACTGACGAAGGCGCGCGCCTGCGCTACTTGACCGACGGCAAGCGCCACCTGT from Acidobacteriota bacterium includes the following:
- a CDS encoding DNA polymerase Y family protein — translated: MSDGAEPEQPVAVLEGKPPLEKVMAANERARALGIEPGMTRLEAESFGVVKLLPRSPAQEAAAYAALLDAACAFSPRVEATAADTVVLDLVGLEVLFGPPAKLGRDLARRACDLGIEAHVAIAANPDAAVYAARGFAGVTIIPPEQTAERLGLLPVEILAQEAEAPQDFDGAAPVERFAEVMQRWGIRTLRPFAALPAVAVVERLGQRGLLLQRLARGEWSRTLVPFEPAAVFEEICELEYPVENLEPLAFLLNRMLEQLCGRLKARSLATNEVRLTCVLDHADETENPPRRHGGTEKGKEDKKKEKDSSVAQCLRGEVFARTLKLPVPMQDAKVLLKLLQLDLSAHPPPAPVEKIAVRAEPVKPRATQDGFFVPVAPEPEKLELLLARVAGIVGEQNVGAAEVLDSHRPDAHRLKRFSVSRFQFPERDAGNRKLETGNARSARLALRLFRPPLRARVELQAGKPVRVSFLAHVFLSNPRAEVTACAGPWRTSGEWWTDDGWQHDEWDVALRMKDGNTKDGAALYRMYRDVASGDWFVYGSYD